One segment of Streptosporangium brasiliense DNA contains the following:
- the hemC gene encoding hydroxymethylbilane synthase has protein sequence MATTQSGLVADRLTELTGRAVELVGVTTFGDVTKANLTQLGGTGVFVSALRDKLIEGEIDFAVHSLKDLPTTQDPRVVIAAIPPRDDPRDALVAAVKLADLPPGAKIGTGSPRRVAQLRLLRPDLDYVPIRGNADTRIGKVTSGELQGVVLAAAGLGRLGREAEISQVFDVEEMLPAPGQGALAVECRADRADLVEFLSVLDDARTRAAVTAERAVLNALEAGCAAPVGAYSADDGQNLILTAAVVAVDGRQAVRKSTAGTLSAPLDLGRDLAAQMIAEGAGTLIGEQAH, from the coding sequence ATGGCGACGACCCAGTCGGGGCTGGTCGCCGACCGGCTCACCGAGCTGACCGGCCGGGCCGTCGAGCTCGTCGGCGTCACCACCTTCGGCGACGTCACCAAGGCCAACCTCACCCAGCTCGGCGGGACGGGTGTCTTCGTCAGCGCGCTGCGCGACAAGCTGATCGAGGGCGAGATCGACTTCGCGGTCCACTCGCTGAAGGACCTCCCCACCACGCAGGACCCGCGCGTGGTCATCGCGGCGATCCCGCCGCGCGACGATCCCAGGGACGCCCTGGTCGCCGCGGTCAAGCTGGCCGACCTGCCGCCCGGCGCGAAGATCGGCACGGGGTCCCCGCGCCGGGTCGCCCAGCTCAGGCTGCTCCGGCCCGACCTCGACTACGTCCCGATCCGCGGCAACGCCGACACCCGGATCGGCAAGGTCACCTCCGGTGAGCTGCAGGGTGTCGTGCTGGCCGCCGCCGGGCTCGGACGGCTGGGCCGCGAGGCCGAGATCTCCCAGGTCTTCGACGTGGAGGAGATGCTCCCGGCCCCCGGCCAGGGCGCGCTGGCCGTGGAGTGCCGGGCCGACCGGGCCGACCTCGTCGAGTTCCTGAGCGTGCTCGACGACGCCCGCACCCGCGCCGCGGTGACCGCCGAACGCGCGGTGCTCAACGCCCTGGAGGCGGGGTGCGCCGCTCCCGTGGGTGCGTATTCGGCCGATGACGGGCAAAATCTGATTCTGACCGCCGCTGTCGTCGCCGTCGACGGCAGGCAGGCGGTGCGCAAGTCCACCGCCGGGACCCTTTCGGCGCCGCTGGATCTGGGCCGCGACCTCGCTGCCCAGATGATCGCTGAAGGGGCCGGCACGTTGATAGGGGAGCAAGCACATTGA
- a CDS encoding redox-sensing transcriptional repressor Rex, giving the protein MIRRLSQARERGIPEATVARLPLYLRALNGMAERGLATVSSEDLAVAAGVNSAKLRKDLSHLGSYGTRGVGYDVEYLIYQISRELGLTQDWAVAIVGVGNLGRALANYGGFVSRGFRVAALLDADPEVVGDHIAGLNVEHIDELEAVIKRRGVSIVVLATPAAAAQQVADRVIAAGVTSILNFAPVVLAVPEGVDIRKVDLSIELQILAFHEQRKTDRMTGGPAMAEEWPEAVDL; this is encoded by the coding sequence GTGATCCGCCGTCTGTCCCAAGCCCGTGAACGTGGCATCCCCGAGGCGACCGTCGCCCGGCTGCCGCTCTACCTGCGCGCGCTGAACGGCATGGCCGAGCGGGGTCTGGCGACCGTGAGCTCGGAGGATCTTGCCGTGGCGGCCGGGGTCAACTCGGCCAAGCTCCGCAAGGACCTGTCCCACCTGGGCTCCTACGGCACCCGCGGGGTCGGCTACGACGTCGAATACCTCATCTACCAGATCTCCCGCGAGCTGGGTCTGACCCAGGACTGGGCCGTTGCCATCGTCGGAGTGGGTAACCTCGGTCGTGCACTTGCCAACTACGGCGGGTTCGTCTCGCGTGGATTCCGGGTCGCCGCTCTCCTCGACGCCGACCCCGAAGTGGTGGGCGACCATATCGCCGGATTGAATGTGGAGCACATCGACGAGCTGGAAGCCGTGATAAAGCGGCGGGGAGTGTCGATCGTGGTGCTCGCGACGCCGGCGGCGGCGGCCCAGCAGGTGGCCGACCGGGTCATCGCCGCTGGGGTCACCAGCATCCTGAACTTCGCCCCCGTCGTACTTGCCGTGCCAGAAGGCGTCGATATCCGTAAAGTCGACCTATCTATTGAATTGCAGATCCTTGCGTTCCACGAGCAGCGCAAAACGGATCGGATGACTGGGGGGCCTGCGATGGCCGAGGAGTGGCCTGAGGCGGTGGACCTGTGA
- a CDS encoding glutaredoxin family protein yields the protein MAPQDHRITLLGKPGCHLCDDARTVIERVATELGVPWEERDITASEEDQARYWEMIPVTLVDGVQHDFWRVDENRLRAALRA from the coding sequence ATGGCACCGCAGGACCACCGCATCACGTTGCTCGGCAAGCCCGGCTGTCACCTGTGCGACGACGCTCGAACGGTGATCGAGCGGGTCGCCACGGAGCTGGGCGTCCCCTGGGAGGAGCGCGACATCACCGCCTCCGAGGAGGACCAGGCCCGATACTGGGAGATGATCCCGGTCACCCTCGTCGACGGCGTCCAGCACGACTTCTGGCGCGTCGACGAGAACCGCCTGCGCGCCGCGCTCAGAGCCTGA
- a CDS encoding glutamyl-tRNA reductase yields the protein MSVLVVGLSHRTAPVALLERVSVSGDALVKLLHAVQRDACVAEAMVVSTCNRVEVYATVDRFHAAVTAISELLSVHSGVPMEQLSAHLYVHYEDRAVEHLFSMGSGLDSMVLGEGQILGQVRTALKLAQEQGTLGPTLNELVQQALRVGKRSHTETGIDRAGASLVGVGLTLAERTLGPIQGRRALVVGAGSMSALSAATLQRAGVTDIVVVNRTHERAVRLAQTVGGRAAEFGDLTRELAEADLVISCTGATDVVITADMVAAREMFLLDLALPHDVDPAVRRLPGVTLVDLESMQDGAADADTDDGGRAEAVTAVRRIVAAEVEAYLSAERAARVTPTVVALRTKAADVVEAELGRLTARLPELDGRVRDEVTQTIRRVVDKLLHEPTVRVKQLAESPAGDHYAEALRELFDLDPKVPRAVRSIERADTETTRTTKKGVGR from the coding sequence ATGAGCGTTCTCGTCGTCGGCCTCAGCCACCGGACCGCTCCGGTGGCCCTGCTGGAGCGGGTCTCCGTCTCCGGTGACGCGCTGGTCAAGCTGCTCCACGCCGTCCAGCGGGATGCCTGCGTGGCCGAGGCCATGGTCGTCTCGACCTGCAACCGGGTCGAGGTCTACGCCACCGTGGACCGCTTCCACGCCGCGGTGACCGCGATCTCCGAGCTGCTGTCCGTCCACTCGGGCGTGCCCATGGAGCAGCTCTCGGCCCACCTCTACGTGCACTACGAGGACCGGGCCGTCGAGCACCTGTTCTCGATGGGGTCGGGCCTCGACTCGATGGTCCTGGGCGAGGGGCAGATCCTCGGCCAGGTCCGCACGGCCCTCAAGCTCGCCCAGGAGCAGGGCACGCTGGGCCCGACGCTCAACGAGCTGGTCCAGCAGGCGCTGCGGGTGGGCAAGCGTTCCCACACCGAGACCGGGATCGACCGGGCGGGCGCCTCCCTCGTGGGCGTGGGGCTCACCCTCGCCGAGCGCACACTCGGCCCGATCCAGGGCAGGCGCGCCCTGGTGGTCGGCGCCGGCTCGATGAGCGCCCTGTCGGCCGCGACCCTGCAGCGGGCCGGCGTCACCGACATCGTGGTGGTCAACCGGACCCACGAGCGCGCCGTACGGCTGGCCCAGACGGTGGGCGGCCGGGCCGCCGAGTTCGGCGACCTGACCCGCGAGCTGGCCGAGGCCGACCTCGTCATCTCGTGCACCGGCGCCACCGACGTGGTCATCACCGCCGACATGGTGGCGGCCCGGGAGATGTTCCTGCTGGACCTCGCGCTGCCCCACGACGTGGACCCCGCCGTACGGCGGCTGCCCGGCGTCACCCTCGTCGACCTGGAGTCGATGCAGGACGGCGCGGCCGACGCGGACACCGACGACGGCGGGCGCGCCGAGGCGGTCACCGCCGTCCGCCGGATCGTCGCCGCCGAGGTGGAGGCATACCTGTCGGCCGAGCGCGCCGCGCGGGTGACCCCGACCGTGGTCGCGCTGCGGACCAAGGCCGCGGACGTGGTCGAGGCGGAGCTCGGGCGGCTCACCGCGCGGCTCCCGGAGCTCGACGGGCGGGTCCGCGACGAGGTCACGCAGACGATCCGGCGCGTGGTCGACAAACTGCTCCATGAGCCCACCGTGCGTGTCAAACAGCTCGCGGAGTCTCCGGCAGGCGATCATTATGCGGAGGCGTTGCGTGAGCTGTTCGACCTGGACCCGAAGGTCCCGCGCGCGGTGAGAAGCATCGAGAGGGCGGACACCGAGACAACCAGGACGACCAAGAAGGGGGTGGGCAGGTGA
- a CDS encoding bifunctional DNA primase/polymerase has product MVGVPLTRRGRRRAHPKQMIGSVLEYAALGWASCPGARPLQGGPRACSCDRVGCPDPGAHPLSRAWQMQATADPALLSHWWQRDPEANVILPTGRVFDVFDVPAAAGLTALASMDSAGSATGPVAANGDRVLFYVATRNIAEDEDEWWSCPLDFGPATIDEMPGLRWHCRDSYVLAPPSTLPAGRATSWLRPPDGRPLPDPLRVLDTLADVCE; this is encoded by the coding sequence ATGGTGGGGGTACCGCTGACTCGTCGTGGCAGGCGACGTGCTCATCCGAAGCAGATGATCGGCTCCGTGCTGGAGTACGCCGCCCTTGGCTGGGCGAGCTGTCCCGGCGCGCGGCCGCTGCAGGGCGGTCCCCGCGCCTGCTCCTGTGACCGCGTCGGCTGTCCCGACCCGGGCGCGCACCCGCTCTCGCGGGCCTGGCAGATGCAGGCCACGGCCGACCCGGCCCTGCTCAGCCACTGGTGGCAGCGCGACCCGGAGGCGAATGTGATCCTCCCCACGGGCCGCGTCTTCGACGTGTTCGACGTACCGGCCGCCGCCGGGCTCACCGCCCTCGCGAGCATGGACTCCGCCGGATCCGCAACGGGCCCGGTCGCCGCCAACGGCGACCGGGTCCTTTTCTATGTGGCCACCCGCAACATCGCCGAGGACGAGGACGAATGGTGGTCCTGCCCTCTCGACTTCGGCCCGGCGACCATCGACGAGATGCCCGGCCTGCGCTGGCACTGCCGCGACAGCTACGTCCTCGCCCCGCCCTCGACCCTGCCGGCCGGCAGGGCGACGTCATGGCTGCGCCCTCCGGACGGCCGTCCGCTGCCCGACCCGCTCCGCGTCCTCGACACGCTCGCCGACGTCTGCGAGTGA
- a CDS encoding uroporphyrinogen-III synthase, protein MSSGSTTFERPAGFVAFVGAGPGDEGLLTLRGADLLSKADVVVLDQEAYGALLRHCRENVEVVDAAEEGAVSLRAVAEAKGGRGVVRLCAGDPMFFSSITEEVAACTKAEVDFEIVPGVPPATAVLTYAGIPAAVAVPEFRVVDAAQVDDWSAHAMGAGTLVIYNGVSAAVAIGKALIAAGRPDSTPVAISSAGTTTEQYTVVTTLGRMAPDLKHAGMTEPALIVVGEAVAMRDRLSWFETKPLFGWRVLVPRTKEQSAALVEQLHSYGAVPEEVPTISVEPPRTPQQMDRAIKGLVTGRYEWVAFTSANAVKAVREKFEEYGLDARAFAGLKVAAVGEATSRALVQFGVKPDLMPSGEQSSEGLLAEWPPYDSMLDPINRVLLPRADIATETLVAGLTELGWECDDVTAYRTVRAAPPPAPIREAIKGGGFDAVLFTSSSTVRNLVGIAGKPHNVTVIAVIGPQTAKTAEEFGLRVDVMADKPSASALAAALAEYGAKQRQAALAAGDVPRRPSQTRRGARRRAK, encoded by the coding sequence TTGAGCTCCGGAAGTACCACCTTCGAGCGCCCGGCCGGGTTCGTCGCCTTCGTGGGGGCGGGCCCCGGTGACGAGGGCCTGCTCACGCTCCGTGGCGCCGACCTGCTGTCGAAGGCCGATGTCGTCGTGCTCGATCAGGAGGCGTACGGAGCGTTGCTCCGCCACTGCAGAGAGAACGTCGAAGTCGTCGACGCGGCCGAGGAGGGCGCGGTCTCGCTGAGGGCCGTGGCGGAGGCCAAGGGCGGGCGCGGCGTCGTACGGCTCTGCGCCGGCGATCCGATGTTCTTCTCCTCGATCACCGAGGAGGTCGCGGCCTGCACCAAGGCGGAGGTGGACTTCGAGATCGTGCCGGGCGTGCCCCCGGCGACGGCGGTGCTCACCTACGCGGGCATCCCCGCCGCGGTGGCGGTGCCGGAGTTCCGGGTCGTGGACGCGGCCCAGGTCGACGACTGGTCCGCCCACGCCATGGGTGCGGGCACCCTGGTGATCTACAACGGCGTCTCGGCGGCGGTCGCGATCGGCAAGGCGCTGATCGCCGCGGGCCGTCCCGACTCGACGCCGGTTGCGATCAGCAGCGCGGGCACCACCACCGAGCAGTACACCGTGGTGACCACGCTCGGCCGGATGGCGCCCGACCTCAAGCACGCCGGGATGACCGAGCCCGCGCTGATCGTGGTCGGCGAGGCCGTCGCCATGCGCGACCGGCTGTCGTGGTTCGAGACCAAGCCGCTGTTCGGCTGGCGGGTGCTCGTGCCCCGGACCAAGGAGCAGTCGGCCGCGCTGGTCGAGCAGCTGCATTCCTACGGCGCGGTGCCGGAGGAGGTCCCCACGATCTCCGTCGAGCCGCCGCGCACCCCGCAGCAGATGGACCGGGCGATCAAGGGCCTGGTCACCGGCCGCTACGAATGGGTGGCCTTCACCAGCGCGAACGCGGTCAAGGCCGTGCGCGAGAAGTTCGAGGAGTACGGCCTGGACGCCCGCGCGTTCGCCGGGCTCAAGGTCGCGGCCGTGGGCGAGGCGACCTCCCGCGCGCTGGTGCAGTTCGGCGTCAAGCCGGACCTGATGCCCTCGGGCGAGCAGTCGTCGGAGGGCCTGCTGGCCGAGTGGCCGCCCTACGACTCGATGCTCGACCCGATCAACCGGGTGCTGCTGCCCCGGGCCGACATCGCGACCGAGACGCTGGTCGCCGGGCTGACCGAGCTCGGCTGGGAGTGCGACGACGTGACCGCCTACCGGACCGTCCGCGCGGCGCCGCCGCCGGCGCCGATCCGGGAGGCCATCAAGGGCGGCGGGTTCGACGCGGTGCTGTTCACCTCGTCGAGCACCGTGCGCAACCTGGTGGGCATCGCGGGCAAGCCGCACAACGTCACGGTCATCGCGGTGATCGGGCCGCAGACCGCCAAGACGGCCGAGGAGTTCGGGCTCCGCGTCGATGTGATGGCCGACAAGCCATCGGCTTCCGCCCTCGCGGCCGCGCTGGCCGAGTATGGTGCGAAGCAGCGGCAGGCCGCGCTCGCGGCCGGAGACGTCCCCCGCAGGCCCTCACAGACCCGGCGGGGAGCCCGGCGCCGCGCCAAGTAA
- the hemB gene encoding porphobilinogen synthase — protein MTAQFPVARPRRLRRTATMRRMVAGTRLHPAELVLPMFVKEGIDEPNPIGSMPGVFQHTRDSLRKAAHEAAEAGVGALILFGVPAVKDARGSAADDPDGIVQQAVADLVADVGDAMVVMTDTCLDEFTDHGHCGILTPDGEVDNDATLERYAAAAVSQARAGSQVIAPSGMMDGQVAAIRAALDGDGFEQIPILAYSAKYASAFYGPFREAAECAPQFGDRNAYQQDAAGPVGEALREVRLDLDEGADGVMVKPALAYLDILRQVRDAVDVPVAAYQVSGEYAMVEAAAANGWIDRDRVIMESLIAIRRAGADMILTYWATEVAKKLH, from the coding sequence ATGACCGCCCAGTTCCCCGTAGCGCGTCCGCGCAGGCTCCGCCGTACGGCGACGATGCGCCGGATGGTCGCCGGCACCAGACTGCACCCGGCGGAGCTGGTGCTGCCGATGTTCGTCAAGGAGGGCATCGACGAGCCGAACCCGATCGGCTCGATGCCCGGAGTGTTCCAGCACACCCGTGACTCACTGCGCAAGGCCGCCCACGAGGCGGCCGAGGCGGGGGTCGGCGCGCTGATCCTGTTCGGCGTCCCCGCGGTGAAGGACGCCCGCGGGTCGGCCGCCGACGACCCGGACGGGATCGTCCAGCAGGCCGTCGCCGACCTGGTCGCCGACGTGGGCGACGCGATGGTCGTGATGACCGACACCTGCCTGGACGAGTTCACCGACCACGGGCACTGCGGCATCCTGACGCCTGACGGCGAGGTCGACAACGACGCCACCCTGGAGCGCTACGCCGCCGCCGCGGTCTCCCAGGCCCGCGCCGGATCACAGGTCATCGCGCCCAGCGGGATGATGGACGGCCAGGTCGCCGCGATCCGCGCGGCGCTGGACGGCGACGGCTTCGAGCAGATCCCGATCCTCGCCTACTCGGCGAAGTACGCCTCGGCCTTCTACGGGCCGTTCCGGGAGGCGGCCGAGTGCGCGCCGCAGTTCGGCGACCGCAACGCCTACCAGCAGGACGCGGCCGGGCCGGTCGGCGAGGCGCTGCGCGAGGTGCGGCTGGACCTCGACGAGGGCGCCGACGGCGTGATGGTCAAGCCCGCGCTGGCCTACCTCGACATCCTGCGCCAGGTGCGCGACGCGGTCGACGTGCCGGTGGCCGCCTACCAGGTCAGCGGGGAGTACGCCATGGTCGAGGCCGCGGCGGCGAACGGCTGGATCGACCGGGACCGGGTGATCATGGAGTCACTGATCGCGATCCGCCGGGCCGGCGCCGACATGATCCTCACCTACTGGGCGACCGAGGTGGCCAAGAAGCTCCACTGA